In Prevotella sp. oral taxon 475, one DNA window encodes the following:
- a CDS encoding 4-alpha-glucanotransferase: protein MNLYFNIEYQTIFGEELVLNIICKKSEGETEIVSYRMNTTDGRHWTCRITQLPASCTDVIDYYYAVDSAGSEKRREWTVEPHRLYLSVAETPTYHIYDRWTSIPEDAYQYSSAFTDCIKRRTPHHLPSTTYQRGLRLVVRAPQLRSGQRLFVSGSDLALGAWTLSRAVEMTEVNFNEWAVDLDADRFSTHRIEFKFVALSDDGNANPLWETSMNRFVDLPELEKGEVAVYSLEQAFFELCNERMAGTLVPVFSLRSRQSFGVGDFGDLLRMIDFVAATRQRVLQLLPINDTTTTHTWTDSYPYSCISIFALHPQYVDLTQLPVLKDEEERKRLEQIREELNTLPQIDYERVNNTKTEYLRLLFLQEGKELMKSNDFKTFFQEEAHWLVPYAQYCHLRDQYGTADFARWPDHNTWDETERKPLSTPTTKAYREVAFHYFVQYLLYTQMRRAHEHARAKGIILKGDIPIGVNRHGCDVWTEPKYFHLDGQAGAPPDDFSVNGQNWGFPTYNWDEMLCDGCAWWVRRFQNMAKFFDAYRIDHVLGFFRIWEIPIESVDGLLGQFSPALGMSREEIEAYGLPFNEEAFTRPFIADWVLDRMFGENADQIKATYLVHSHDDIWQLRPEYDTQRKIEQAFEGRTQETDLWLRDGLFALVNDVLFVRDRRRPDRYHPRISVQHAFVYEALWDKDKAVFNRLYNDYYYRRNNQFWYYEAMKKLPKLVEATRMLVCAEDLGMVPDCVAWVMNELRILSLEVQSMPKDPSVRFGHLAAFPYRSVCTFSSHDMPTLRQWWDENWERTQEYYNTMLYKGGPAPHPLPGWLATDIVLRQLLSPSMLCVLSLQDWMAIDEDLRLPDADAERINIPANPHHYWRYRMHLTLEELMAHAPFCAAVSDLVQQSGR from the coding sequence ATGAATCTGTATTTCAACATCGAGTATCAGACCATCTTCGGTGAAGAGTTGGTACTGAACATCATCTGCAAGAAGAGTGAAGGCGAAACGGAGATTGTTTCGTATCGTATGAACACGACGGACGGACGACATTGGACGTGTCGAATCACACAGTTGCCGGCGTCTTGCACTGACGTGATCGACTATTATTATGCCGTGGATAGTGCCGGAAGCGAGAAGCGCAGGGAGTGGACGGTGGAGCCGCACAGGTTGTATCTGTCGGTAGCGGAAACACCAACCTACCATATTTACGACCGATGGACGAGCATTCCTGAAGATGCCTATCAGTATTCGTCGGCCTTTACCGACTGCATCAAACGCAGAACGCCGCATCATCTGCCGTCTACGACTTATCAACGGGGACTGCGATTGGTGGTGCGTGCACCGCAATTGCGCAGCGGGCAACGGTTGTTCGTCTCCGGTTCCGACCTGGCTTTGGGCGCATGGACGTTGTCGAGGGCAGTGGAAATGACCGAAGTGAACTTCAACGAGTGGGCTGTTGACTTGGATGCCGACCGCTTTTCAACCCACAGAATCGAGTTCAAATTCGTGGCTTTGAGCGATGACGGCAACGCTAATCCGCTTTGGGAGACGAGCATGAACCGCTTTGTCGACTTGCCCGAACTGGAGAAGGGAGAAGTGGCGGTGTATAGTTTGGAGCAGGCTTTCTTCGAGCTTTGCAACGAACGAATGGCCGGAACGCTGGTGCCGGTGTTCTCGTTGCGCAGCAGACAGAGCTTCGGCGTGGGCGACTTCGGCGATCTCTTGCGAATGATCGACTTCGTGGCGGCCACTCGCCAACGGGTGCTTCAGTTGCTGCCCATCAACGATACCACCACCACGCACACCTGGACCGACTCTTATCCCTACAGCTGCATCAGCATCTTTGCCCTTCATCCGCAGTATGTAGACCTTACGCAGTTGCCCGTCTTGAAAGACGAGGAAGAGAGAAAGCGGTTGGAACAAATCAGAGAAGAACTGAATACGCTGCCGCAGATCGACTACGAACGTGTGAATAACACCAAAACCGAATACCTACGTCTGCTTTTCCTCCAAGAGGGAAAGGAACTGATGAAGAGCAACGACTTCAAAACCTTTTTCCAAGAAGAGGCGCATTGGCTCGTGCCCTATGCGCAATACTGCCATCTGCGCGATCAATACGGCACTGCCGACTTCGCCCGTTGGCCCGATCACAACACCTGGGATGAGACCGAACGCAAACCTCTCTCCACGCCTACGACCAAGGCTTATCGGGAGGTGGCTTTCCATTATTTCGTTCAATATCTGCTTTATACTCAGATGCGGCGAGCCCATGAGCATGCTCGCGCCAAGGGTATCATACTGAAAGGCGACATTCCCATCGGTGTTAACCGCCATGGTTGCGACGTGTGGACCGAGCCGAAATACTTCCATCTCGATGGACAGGCTGGTGCACCGCCCGATGATTTCTCGGTGAATGGACAGAACTGGGGCTTTCCTACGTACAACTGGGACGAGATGTTGTGCGACGGTTGTGCCTGGTGGGTACGCCGATTCCAAAACATGGCTAAGTTTTTCGATGCCTATCGCATTGACCACGTGCTGGGTTTCTTCCGCATTTGGGAAATTCCCATCGAGAGTGTCGATGGACTGCTCGGACAGTTCTCGCCCGCATTGGGAATGAGTCGCGAGGAAATCGAGGCCTACGGACTACCCTTTAATGAAGAGGCTTTTACTCGGCCGTTCATTGCCGACTGGGTGCTCGACCGCATGTTTGGCGAAAATGCCGACCAAATAAAAGCCACCTATCTCGTTCATAGTCACGACGACATCTGGCAGTTGCGTCCCGAATACGACACGCAGCGCAAGATTGAACAGGCTTTCGAAGGGCGAACCCAAGAGACCGACCTTTGGCTTCGCGACGGACTCTTCGCCTTAGTGAACGATGTGCTTTTCGTACGCGACCGCCGTCGACCCGATCGCTATCATCCCCGCATCTCTGTTCAGCACGCCTTCGTCTACGAAGCCCTTTGGGATAAGGACAAGGCCGTGTTCAATCGCCTTTACAACGACTATTATTATCGTCGCAACAACCAGTTCTGGTACTACGAGGCGATGAAAAAGCTGCCCAAGTTGGTAGAAGCCACACGCATGTTGGTATGCGCCGAAGACCTCGGGATGGTGCCCGATTGTGTGGCATGGGTGATGAACGAGTTGCGCATTCTGTCGCTCGAAGTGCAGTCGATGCCCAAAGATCCGAGTGTACGCTTCGGTCATCTTGCCGCATTCCCCTATCGCTCGGTGTGCACCTTCAGTAGTCACGACATGCCAACGCTTCGCCAATGGTGGGACGAGAACTGGGAACGAACCCAGGAATACTACAACACGATGCTCTATAAAGGCGGTCCCGCACCCCATCCGCTACCCGGTTGGCTGGCTACCGACATTGTTCTGCGTCAGCTTCTCTCGCCCTCGATGCTCTGCGTGCTGAGCCTGCAAGACTGGATGGCTATCGACGAAGACTTGCGCCTGCCCGACGCCGATGCCGAACGCATCAACATTCCTGCCAATCCGCACCACTATTGGCGTTATCGCATGCATCTCACACTGGAAGAACTGATGGCCCATGCACCTTTCTGCGCGGCCGTCTCCGACCTGGTGCAACAGAGTGGACGATAA
- the pulA gene encoding type I pullulanase, whose product MTTKRILLLVHLLLILANSVAQSLQEMNYSPTQTKFQLHAPSNVRRVWVKIYAEGQGGQPLQTLRMKPAGKDLWAVTAKGDLKGRFYTFDIPAFNLGETPGIFAKAVGVNGRRAAIVDLEETNPEGWNADKRPPLASPADLVIYELHHRDFSIHPSSGIKNKGKFLALTEEKAISHLRQLGINAVHILPSFDFASIDETRLDKPQYNWGYDPLNYNVPEGSYSTDPYRPEVRIREFKQMVQALHKAGIRVILDVVYNHTYDLSGSAFQRTWPDYFYRKRADGTYSDGSGCGNETASEQPLMRQLMIESMKHWAKEYHIDGFRVDLMGIHDIETMNLIQAEMQKIDPSIYIYGEGWSAGTCAYPQEKLATKANTAQMRGIGAFSDELRDALRGPFSDDRKPAFLAALNGHEESLKFGIVGAIAHPQVDMSQVNYSKKPWANQPTQMISYVSCHDDMCLTDRIRNSIPGITTAELIKLDLLAQTFVFTSQGVPFMLCGEEMLRDKKGVHNSYCSPDSINELNWTNLERYPQVFAYYKGLIALRKAHPAFRLGNAELVRKHLEFIKAPANVVAYRLKDHAGGDAAKDIVVLLNANREAQVVDIPQGEYRVVVCDGVVNEAGLGTMKGGKATVDAQSALILMTL is encoded by the coding sequence ATGACGACAAAAAGAATTCTCCTCCTCGTCCATCTCCTCCTCATCCTCGCCAATAGCGTGGCACAGAGCCTGCAAGAGATGAACTACTCGCCCACACAAACCAAGTTCCAACTACACGCCCCCTCTAATGTGCGTCGTGTATGGGTAAAGATTTACGCTGAAGGGCAGGGTGGACAGCCCTTGCAAACCTTGCGAATGAAACCCGCAGGCAAGGACTTGTGGGCCGTTACAGCCAAAGGCGACCTTAAAGGACGTTTCTATACCTTCGATATTCCTGCCTTTAACCTGGGCGAAACGCCGGGCATCTTTGCCAAGGCTGTGGGAGTAAACGGTAGGCGAGCAGCCATCGTAGACCTCGAAGAGACGAATCCCGAGGGGTGGAATGCCGACAAACGTCCGCCATTGGCTTCGCCTGCCGACCTCGTTATCTACGAGCTTCACCATCGCGACTTCTCCATTCATCCCTCGTCGGGCATCAAAAACAAAGGTAAATTCCTTGCCTTAACCGAAGAGAAGGCCATCAGCCACCTGCGCCAACTGGGTATTAACGCCGTGCATATTCTGCCTTCGTTCGACTTCGCCTCGATAGACGAAACGCGTTTGGATAAGCCGCAGTATAATTGGGGCTACGATCCGCTGAACTATAACGTGCCCGAAGGCTCGTACAGCACCGATCCCTATCGTCCCGAAGTGCGCATACGCGAGTTCAAACAGATGGTGCAAGCACTGCATAAAGCAGGCATCCGCGTTATTCTCGACGTGGTTTACAACCACACCTACGACCTTTCGGGCAGTGCATTCCAACGCACCTGGCCCGACTACTTCTATCGCAAACGTGCCGATGGAACGTATTCAGACGGGTCGGGCTGCGGCAACGAAACGGCCAGCGAGCAGCCTTTGATGCGCCAGTTGATGATAGAGTCGATGAAACATTGGGCGAAGGAGTACCACATTGACGGGTTCCGAGTAGACCTGATGGGCATTCACGACATCGAAACGATGAACCTCATTCAGGCTGAAATGCAAAAGATTGACCCCTCCATATATATATATGGTGAGGGATGGAGTGCAGGCACGTGTGCCTATCCGCAAGAAAAACTGGCCACGAAAGCCAATACTGCGCAGATGCGGGGCATCGGAGCGTTTAGCGATGAGCTGCGCGACGCCCTGCGCGGACCATTCTCAGACGACCGCAAGCCTGCTTTCTTGGCCGCTCTTAACGGTCACGAAGAAAGCTTGAAATTTGGCATCGTGGGTGCTATCGCTCATCCACAGGTGGATATGAGTCAAGTAAATTACAGCAAAAAGCCCTGGGCCAACCAGCCAACGCAAATGATAAGCTACGTTAGCTGTCACGACGACATGTGCCTAACCGACCGCATACGCAACTCGATACCTGGCATAACCACTGCCGAACTGATCAAACTCGACCTCTTGGCACAAACGTTTGTGTTCACGTCGCAAGGCGTTCCGTTCATGCTTTGTGGTGAAGAGATGCTTCGCGACAAGAAGGGTGTGCACAATAGTTATTGTTCGCCCGACTCCATTAACGAGCTTAACTGGACCAACCTCGAACGTTATCCGCAGGTGTTTGCCTATTACAAGGGGCTTATTGCCTTGCGCAAGGCTCATCCCGCATTTCGTTTGGGCAACGCCGAGTTGGTGCGTAAGCATCTCGAATTTATCAAAGCGCCTGCCAATGTGGTGGCCTACCGCCTGAAAGACCATGCTGGAGGCGATGCTGCAAAAGACATCGTGGTGCTACTTAACGCCAATCGCGAGGCACAGGTGGTGGATATTCCGCAGGGCGAATACCGTGTTGTGGTGTGCGATGGTGTAGTAAACGAAGCCGGATTGGGTACGATGAAGGGGGGAAAAGCCACCGTCGATGCACAGTCGGCATTGATATTGATGACTTTGTAA